Proteins encoded within one genomic window of Dehalococcoidia bacterium:
- a CDS encoding EamA family transporter produces the protein MTYLLWSFIALTLYGIAIALLKVSLKTIHPSVALIITNSSIVLLGFIWWAIEGTKATRGLGFNQTTGILLLTSIVLAGAIFSLYRALNLGPASIVAPIFSMNLIIAATIGFLILGEPFKVSYVAGIVLAVIALAFLIK, from the coding sequence ATGACTTATCTTCTTTGGTCCTTTATAGCATTGACTCTTTATGGCATAGCGATCGCCCTGCTAAAAGTCTCACTTAAGACCATTCATCCTTCTGTAGCATTAATTATCACAAACTCTTCGATTGTATTATTAGGATTTATTTGGTGGGCTATCGAAGGAACTAAAGCCACTAGAGGATTGGGTTTTAATCAAACTACAGGTATTTTACTTCTCACATCAATAGTTTTGGCGGGTGCCATATTCTCACTCTATCGCGCTCTAAACCTTGGTCCTGCCTCCATAGTTGCTCCAATTTTTTCCATGAATTTAATTATTGCTGCAACTATAGGGTTCCTTATCTTGGGTGAGCCTTTCAAGGTCTCCTATGTTGCTGGGATCGTACTTGCGGTTATAGCTCTGGCCTTCCTGATCAAATAA
- the folE gene encoding GTP cyclohydrolase I FolE → MTVDTSRVEKAVHELLIAIGEDPNRDGLLNTPKRVAHMYEEIVGGYEMDPHEVLKVQFEEDHQEMVIMRDAPFYSLCEHHLLPFFGTAHVAYIPRGKVVGISKLARAVDIFAKRPQVQERLTSQIADSIMDVVNPEGVAVVMRAEHLCMAMRGVRKPGTSIVTSALRGIFETSSRTRSEVLSLLQEGLH, encoded by the coding sequence ATGACAGTAGACACGTCCCGTGTTGAAAAAGCAGTTCATGAGTTACTAATAGCTATAGGGGAAGACCCGAACAGAGACGGTCTGCTTAATACTCCTAAACGCGTAGCGCATATGTATGAGGAAATCGTCGGTGGATACGAAATGGATCCCCACGAAGTATTAAAAGTTCAATTTGAAGAAGATCATCAAGAAATGGTGATAATGCGCGATGCTCCATTTTATTCTTTATGCGAGCATCACTTACTACCTTTTTTTGGTACTGCACATGTCGCATATATACCAAGAGGAAAAGTTGTAGGGATAAGCAAATTGGCCCGAGCTGTAGATATTTTTGCTAAGCGTCCTCAAGTACAGGAGCGACTAACATCCCAAATTGCTGATTCCATCATGGATGTCGTAAATCCTGAAGGAGTTGCCGTAGTTATGCGCGCAGAGCATCTATGCATGGCCATGCGAGGCGTTCGAAAACCTGGAACATCAATTGTCACTTCAGCATTAAGAGGCATATTTGAAACGAGTAGCCGTACTCGTTCAGAAGTCCTGAGCTTACTTCAAGAGGGTCTGCATTGA
- a CDS encoding PIG-L family deacetylase, with translation MNIIETPKRAMLVIPHPDDGESGVGGTVAKWVNEGAHILYVICTNGDKGSSDINMTSEKLAAIRRVEQINAATILGVEEVHFLEYGDGELADNNEFLGLVVEQIRRWQPEIVMAMDPIRHLSHSHRDHRISGQIALDACFPFARDFLHFPSHSQNGLNTHKTSCALLWGTENPTDMVDIGATINQKIQGLAAHVSQLSSDLQKIEQFAKRRAEDAASKANKDGHNVKYAEVFRRINFRQ, from the coding sequence ATGAATATTATTGAGACACCTAAACGTGCCATGCTTGTTATCCCACATCCAGATGATGGTGAATCTGGGGTTGGAGGTACTGTCGCAAAATGGGTCAATGAAGGCGCGCACATCCTTTATGTAATCTGCACCAATGGCGATAAAGGATCTTCTGACATTAATATGACAAGTGAAAAATTAGCCGCCATAAGACGCGTAGAGCAAATAAATGCTGCAACTATATTAGGGGTGGAGGAAGTTCATTTTCTAGAATATGGTGATGGAGAATTAGCAGATAACAATGAGTTTTTAGGGCTCGTGGTTGAACAGATACGTCGCTGGCAACCAGAAATAGTAATGGCTATGGACCCAATAAGGCATTTGTCACACAGTCACCGCGATCATCGTATCTCAGGGCAGATTGCATTAGATGCATGTTTCCCATTTGCCAGAGATTTCTTGCATTTTCCTTCACATTCCCAAAATGGCCTTAATACTCATAAGACTAGCTGCGCTCTTCTTTGGGGAACAGAAAACCCTACAGACATGGTAGATATTGGCGCAACTATTAATCAAAAAATTCAAGGACTTGCAGCGCATGTAAGTCAATTATCATCAGATCTTCAAAAAATAGAACAATTCGCTAAACGACGTGCCGAAGACGCTGCGAGCAAAGCTAACAAAGATGGGCATAATGTAAAATACGCAGAGGTATTCAGGCGAATAAATTTCCGCCAATAA
- a CDS encoding nicotinate phosphoribosyltransferase, with protein MNFNSRNPLFEVKPSVITGDTADVYLHRTQRIMRNEGMNPNVLMEFAATEHAIMCGALEVKAILSKVTSEGNREIWALEEGLSVSPSEVCLQVRAPYSSFGLYETAICGTLAHQTGWATAARRLTDAAKGIPVISVGAHNVHPSVAAVMDYAAVVGGCASGSTALGAKLANTPPVATVSGALVQLMGDPLKAVLAFDKAFPPDVQRVAYVDPRKDIIDQVISVAAGTKDHLNSVRISRAPGGRLVDASDIHLVRQRLDEIDANHVQIVLSGRLSPERIMDLVENNAPVDILHDTSYIASSSPVPFSPNIRSISDKEVPQELDPMPPNPRLLRLL; from the coding sequence ATGAATTTCAATTCTAGAAACCCCTTATTTGAAGTAAAACCTTCTGTAATTACCGGTGATACGGCCGATGTGTATTTGCACAGAACGCAGAGAATTATGCGTAATGAAGGAATGAACCCTAATGTGTTAATGGAATTTGCAGCTACTGAGCATGCAATTATGTGTGGGGCGTTAGAGGTAAAAGCGATTCTTAGCAAAGTGACTTCTGAGGGAAATCGAGAGATATGGGCATTAGAAGAAGGGTTAAGTGTGAGTCCTAGTGAGGTTTGCCTTCAGGTTCGTGCTCCCTATTCGTCTTTTGGATTATATGAAACGGCAATTTGTGGAACGCTAGCGCATCAAACGGGATGGGCTACTGCTGCAAGGAGATTAACTGATGCTGCTAAAGGAATTCCTGTAATTTCGGTTGGTGCACATAATGTTCATCCTTCGGTAGCTGCAGTAATGGATTATGCTGCAGTTGTTGGAGGATGCGCCTCTGGTTCAACCGCACTTGGAGCAAAACTTGCTAATACTCCCCCTGTTGCAACGGTTTCTGGTGCTCTTGTTCAATTAATGGGAGACCCTCTAAAAGCAGTTCTGGCATTTGACAAGGCTTTTCCGCCTGATGTCCAAAGAGTGGCTTATGTAGACCCTCGCAAGGACATAATTGATCAAGTTATTTCGGTGGCGGCTGGTACCAAAGACCATTTAAACAGCGTTAGAATATCGCGAGCTCCTGGTGGAAGGTTAGTCGATGCTTCGGATATACATTTAGTGCGGCAAAGGCTTGATGAAATAGATGCTAATCATGTTCAAATAGTCTTAAGTGGCAGATTATCTCCCGAACGAATTATGGATCTAGTGGAAAATAACGCACCTGTAGATATTCTTCATGACACGAGCTATATCGCTTCATCGTCGCCAGTTCCGTTTTCTCCAAACATCAGATCAATAAGCGATAAAGAAGTTCCACAAGAATTGGATCCAATGCCACCTAATCCAAGATTACTGAGATTACTTTAA
- a CDS encoding GNAT family N-acetyltransferase — protein MTLAHAHNSSSFDEIREQWKEFQLLQAWSSVFLTPEWQETWWSVYGDRETLSLIDVKSINKSLGVAPLTLKDNTLRFIGDTDLFDYHDFITNDREFYPYLFESVEQLDWTSFELTSIPAWTPTFSLLPKAASERGYSVSIEFEDVVPGISLPSSWDEYLYLLNKKDRHELRRKFRRIESSGDLRLRTSNSSTLEDDLNLFISMMAGSREDKKDFLIPQRENFLQAVAYKMQECHYLKLFILELKDAPVAAVMCFDYQNTRLVYNSGYLQNFSNLSVGLILKALCIKDAIESGLGYFDLLRGPEAYKYHLGATDSSVHKIRISRSLL, from the coding sequence TTGACATTAGCGCATGCGCATAACTCGTCGTCATTCGATGAAATTCGTGAACAATGGAAAGAGTTTCAACTACTTCAGGCGTGGAGTAGCGTGTTCCTTACTCCTGAATGGCAAGAAACATGGTGGTCTGTCTATGGTGACAGGGAGACCTTAAGTCTTATTGACGTGAAATCTATTAATAAATCCCTGGGTGTTGCCCCTCTCACCTTAAAAGATAACACTTTAAGATTCATTGGAGATACCGACCTATTTGATTACCATGATTTCATTACTAATGACAGAGAATTTTATCCGTATTTATTTGAAAGTGTTGAGCAATTAGACTGGACGAGCTTCGAATTGACATCAATCCCTGCATGGACACCAACGTTTTCATTATTACCTAAAGCCGCATCAGAGCGTGGATACAGCGTTTCAATCGAATTTGAAGACGTTGTGCCAGGAATAAGCTTGCCTTCGTCTTGGGATGAATACCTTTATCTCCTTAATAAAAAAGATAGGCATGAGTTGCGTCGGAAATTTAGACGAATTGAAAGCTCTGGAGATCTTCGTCTTCGTACCTCTAATTCATCCACGCTAGAAGATGATTTAAATTTATTCATATCAATGATGGCCGGGAGCCGTGAAGACAAGAAAGATTTTTTAATACCTCAACGGGAAAATTTCCTTCAGGCAGTAGCATATAAAATGCAGGAATGCCATTACCTAAAATTATTTATCCTTGAATTGAAGGACGCACCAGTAGCTGCAGTAATGTGTTTTGATTATCAAAATACAAGACTTGTTTATAATAGTGGGTACTTGCAAAACTTCTCAAACTTATCAGTTGGTTTAATATTGAAGGCGCTCTGTATAAAAGATGCGATTGAATCTGGTTTAGGCTATTTCGACCTGCTGAGGGGGCCAGAGGCTTATAAGTACCATTTAGGTGCAACTGATTCAAGTGTACATAAGATACGAATCTCACGTAGTCTTCTCTAA
- a CDS encoding IMP cyclohydrolase: MYVGRIVALGKTKDGHNSALYRVSSRSFPNRKAVTNNGIISVIPREGFENDIHRNPYIAYNAIRIASGWAVATNGTHTDPIVEKIHSGVPIRDAIALSLMTLDYEKDEYSTPRIVAAVPSQGDSGWLAIVRRDALIIKEVELKAGQSQYLATYEADEINTEHTSIYDADSAETAARYIIDGGSYAAFEKPVTSASAVAIKNNFELGTYIVGN, encoded by the coding sequence ATGTACGTAGGAAGAATTGTAGCTTTAGGTAAAACGAAGGACGGTCACAATTCAGCTTTATATAGAGTGTCCAGTAGATCATTCCCCAACAGAAAAGCTGTAACTAATAATGGCATCATCTCAGTAATTCCTCGTGAAGGGTTTGAAAATGATATTCACCGAAATCCCTATATTGCATATAACGCTATCCGAATAGCTTCTGGATGGGCAGTAGCAACAAATGGAACACATACTGACCCAATTGTAGAAAAAATTCACTCAGGAGTTCCAATACGCGATGCAATTGCACTTTCCTTAATGACCTTAGATTATGAAAAGGATGAATACAGTACCCCTCGAATAGTTGCCGCTGTCCCAAGCCAAGGTGATTCTGGATGGCTAGCCATTGTTAGGCGTGATGCACTAATCATAAAAGAAGTAGAGCTCAAAGCAGGGCAATCCCAATATTTAGCCACGTACGAAGCAGACGAAATTAATACAGAACACACTAGTATCTATGATGCTGATTCAGCTGAAACTGCAGCTCGCTATATTATTGACGGTGGCTCATATGCTGCATTTGAGAAGCCCGTTACTAGTGCATCAGCAGTTGCAATTAAAAATAACTTCGAACTAGGAACCTACATAGTCGGAAATTAA
- the tsaD gene encoding tRNA (adenosine(37)-N6)-threonylcarbamoyltransferase complex transferase subunit TsaD yields MLILGIESSCDETAAAVVENGHKALSDVISSQVEIHARYGGIVPEVASRQHLLEISPVIQKALDQAEITLDDIDAVAVTRGPGLIGALMVGINMAKSIAYSRDLPLIGIHHLEGHTYAAWLEYSDPAIDPGFPLIVLIASGAHTDLILMEGHGKYEFLGRTRDDASGEAFDKAARVLNLGFPGGPAIQKISENVVPTFKFPRAWLKGSYDFSFSGLKTAVLHKAQDSLIYPYSEDTYDLQKVSEIAAAFQESVVDVISYKAAEAVAKYHAKGLILGGGVSANTPLRIACKERSSAPVLIPSPKLCTDNGSMIATVAYYRLMNGETHGLDMDANPNLSLE; encoded by the coding sequence ATGTTAATTCTAGGAATTGAAAGTTCTTGTGATGAAACAGCTGCGGCAGTCGTTGAGAACGGGCATAAAGCCCTCTCAGACGTAATATCTTCACAAGTAGAAATCCATGCTAGGTATGGGGGTATTGTGCCTGAGGTCGCCTCCAGGCAGCATTTGCTTGAAATATCCCCAGTGATTCAAAAAGCTCTTGATCAAGCAGAGATCACTCTCGATGATATTGATGCAGTCGCCGTGACACGCGGTCCAGGGCTCATAGGAGCTTTGATGGTAGGAATCAATATGGCAAAATCTATCGCATATTCACGCGACCTGCCATTAATTGGAATTCACCATCTAGAAGGCCATACTTATGCCGCATGGCTCGAATATTCTGACCCTGCAATCGACCCAGGCTTCCCTCTAATCGTTCTAATAGCCTCAGGGGCGCATACAGATTTAATTTTGATGGAAGGCCATGGGAAATATGAATTCCTTGGCAGAACAAGGGATGATGCTTCGGGAGAAGCTTTTGATAAAGCTGCGCGTGTTCTCAATCTAGGCTTTCCTGGAGGTCCAGCCATTCAAAAAATTTCAGAGAATGTAGTCCCTACATTCAAATTCCCTCGCGCATGGCTCAAAGGTTCTTATGATTTCAGCTTTTCAGGGCTAAAAACTGCGGTCTTGCATAAAGCTCAAGATTCTCTCATCTATCCATACTCAGAAGATACTTACGATCTTCAAAAAGTATCCGAAATTGCAGCAGCATTCCAAGAATCAGTAGTAGACGTTATTTCGTATAAGGCTGCAGAAGCAGTGGCAAAATACCATGCCAAAGGTTTAATTTTAGGAGGCGGTGTTTCAGCAAATACGCCGCTTAGAATCGCTTGTAAAGAGAGGAGTTCTGCTCCAGTACTGATACCTTCACCTAAGCTTTGCACGGATAATGGCTCAATGATTGCTACCGTTGCATATTACAGGCTAATGAATGGTGAAACGCATGGCCTCGATATGGATGCAAATCCAAATTTGTCACTGGAGTGA
- a CDS encoding hemolysin family protein, translating into MFDEIGVVSAFLLAAFLLLSAFFSGSEAALLSVQRVRLAHLINLKIPGATRVARLIEHPEKLLPPILLGNNLVNTGAAAIATSIAITLIEDESMAVLIATASVTIALLIFGETVPKTIATKHPERFSIIVAAPVQALAYVLRPISYLLQLISTATASIFGSNSSVGEITEEEIKAIVQVGSDRGAVEQGEADIIRRVLEFGDRKVNELMTPRPEIITVLEGTTVTDFFKIYNDNYHTRFPVIRDNLDDVIGFIAVKDVMRQLSKGTSYDSSTTSSVRSVRFVPETKRVQELFDEMRASGDQMVMVVDEFGGIAGLVTLKRLVEGMVGRVGDKEENQADTAINPLDENTVELDAGLSISEANERLGLGLPAGEYETVAGFLLEQLGRIPTLDVVVVHKNFRCAIVEMKGARISRVRLTRVVSENG; encoded by the coding sequence ATGTTTGATGAAATTGGCGTCGTCAGCGCTTTTTTGTTGGCGGCGTTTTTGTTACTCTCTGCTTTTTTTTCAGGCTCCGAAGCGGCGCTATTATCCGTGCAACGTGTAAGGCTGGCTCATTTAATAAATCTGAAAATTCCGGGAGCAACTAGAGTTGCAAGATTAATCGAGCATCCTGAGAAATTATTACCTCCTATTTTGCTGGGTAATAATCTTGTGAATACGGGCGCTGCGGCTATTGCAACAAGTATTGCGATTACGTTGATTGAAGATGAAAGTATGGCAGTTTTAATAGCCACAGCTTCAGTCACCATTGCGCTACTTATTTTTGGTGAAACAGTACCTAAGACCATTGCAACGAAACATCCTGAAAGGTTCTCGATAATAGTCGCTGCACCTGTGCAAGCACTGGCTTACGTTTTACGCCCAATCTCTTATTTATTGCAGCTAATAAGCACGGCTACGGCTTCGATATTTGGGAGTAATTCTTCGGTTGGTGAAATAACTGAAGAGGAAATAAAGGCGATCGTTCAAGTAGGCAGTGATCGTGGTGCTGTAGAACAAGGTGAGGCAGACATAATCAGAAGAGTTCTTGAATTTGGTGATCGTAAGGTGAATGAACTTATGACACCTAGGCCCGAAATTATAACTGTATTAGAGGGGACAACAGTTACTGATTTTTTCAAGATATATAACGATAATTACCATACAAGATTTCCTGTAATAAGGGATAACCTTGATGATGTCATTGGCTTCATCGCTGTCAAAGATGTAATGAGGCAGCTTTCTAAAGGTACTAGTTATGATTCCTCTACTACTTCTTCAGTACGCTCAGTGCGCTTCGTTCCCGAAACGAAACGGGTACAAGAATTGTTTGACGAAATGCGAGCTTCTGGAGATCAGATGGTGATGGTTGTGGATGAGTTTGGCGGTATCGCAGGATTGGTAACTTTGAAAAGGTTAGTTGAGGGGATGGTAGGGAGAGTTGGAGACAAAGAAGAAAACCAAGCGGATACGGCTATTAACCCGTTAGACGAGAATACCGTCGAATTAGACGCTGGCCTTTCAATTAGTGAGGCAAACGAACGATTAGGATTAGGTTTACCTGCTGGAGAGTATGAAACAGTGGCAGGGTTTTTATTGGAACAATTGGGGAGAATTCCTACTCTGGACGTAGTCGTTGTGCATAAAAATTTCAGATGTGCAATTGTTGAAATGAAAGGAGCGAGAATTTCGCGGGTTAGATTAACACGAGTGGTTTCGGAGAATGGATAA
- the tilS gene encoding tRNA lysidine(34) synthetase TilS, translating into MDKPLGPVNKLVAMKIRASILKYSEKLEDKKMILAVSGGPDSLAMLLAAQNVGLNIKKKFIVANFSHGLRPKEDESERILVKNIAENFGFSFTSGSGEVLANEASAREARYNFLGKVALENDASAILTAHTRNDQAETVLLRLIRGTGLKGIRSIREISSRKIYGNEIYLLRPMLEVTRDQTEAICNEFNIQPARDKSNESLRYSRNRVRLKVIPELIKVNSQAQSALASFAERAASDNQLLEDLALEAVAGFESRHKFSIEWDKKQLRQIPEPLLVRILENSWRQLTEDGSTLGSKKLQQMTRVIHSSGEVYLGKAGKLQTTETNKVIMKITKP; encoded by the coding sequence ATGGATAAACCATTAGGTCCTGTTAATAAACTAGTCGCAATGAAAATTCGTGCTTCTATCCTCAAATACAGTGAAAAATTAGAAGATAAAAAAATGATATTAGCAGTGTCGGGTGGACCAGATTCATTGGCAATGCTATTAGCTGCGCAAAATGTGGGACTCAATATTAAAAAAAAATTTATTGTAGCTAATTTCTCACATGGCCTTCGTCCTAAGGAGGACGAATCAGAGCGGATCTTGGTTAAAAATATAGCCGAAAATTTCGGATTTAGTTTTACCTCAGGATCAGGTGAAGTCCTAGCCAATGAAGCTTCTGCGAGAGAAGCGCGATACAATTTTTTAGGTAAAGTCGCGCTGGAAAATGATGCAAGTGCGATTCTTACCGCCCATACAAGGAATGATCAAGCAGAAACGGTATTACTCAGGCTTATTCGCGGCACTGGACTTAAGGGAATTCGTTCAATCCGTGAGATTTCTAGTCGAAAAATATATGGCAATGAAATTTATTTACTTCGGCCAATGCTTGAAGTGACTAGGGACCAGACGGAAGCAATTTGCAATGAATTTAATATTCAGCCTGCTCGGGACAAGTCGAATGAGTCATTACGTTATTCTAGGAATAGAGTTCGATTAAAGGTTATTCCTGAGCTCATTAAAGTAAATAGCCAGGCCCAATCTGCCTTAGCTTCTTTTGCGGAACGTGCTGCCAGCGACAATCAATTATTGGAGGACCTTGCGCTTGAAGCAGTGGCTGGTTTTGAATCCAGACACAAATTTTCTATTGAATGGGATAAGAAGCAATTGAGGCAAATACCGGAGCCTTTACTTGTTCGTATTCTTGAGAATTCCTGGCGGCAATTAACCGAGGACGGTTCAACTCTCGGGTCAAAAAAACTACAGCAAATGACGAGAGTTATCCATAGTTCCGGGGAAGTTTATTTAGGCAAGGCAGGGAAATTGCAAACAACTGAAACAAATAAAGTGATTATGAAAATCACAAAGCCGTAA
- a CDS encoding glycosyltransferase: MNTFSINKNCRRVAFISTHGCPLMTPGMRSAGGMNVFLRRIAPLLSRQGILVDIFTRCHHVGGPEIFQFDQNSHIFHLPAGNPQISKDEITKHLDEFTDNLLDFISDNELSYDLVHSHYWLSASAGQSLANYLGVPHLFTFHTSAEIKERSGGHKEGSYRKQNEANIAVTADGIITFTEEESHAMHRIYGTEVNKTNAVQLGVDSKLFHPGSQSDSRLRLGLSPDSKIILFVGRIEYFKGPELLLSSVAQMQNLDDVKILFVGGDVGDSSLIWLKGIASKLGVYEKIIWHPAVPQATLPDYYIASDLCAIPSLNETFGLVALEAMACRTPVVSFDIGGLKSIVVNEVTGYRVPPGDIIEMGNKFQKILFDNNLAKNLGDHSFEHSKYFSWEHSAHELSKIYRSYVTSESSYAALQPNEKLA; this comes from the coding sequence ATGAATACCTTTTCAATTAACAAAAATTGCAGAAGAGTGGCATTTATTTCTACTCATGGTTGCCCATTAATGACACCAGGTATGCGATCCGCAGGTGGAATGAATGTTTTTTTGAGAAGAATTGCACCGTTACTCTCGCGACAAGGTATTTTGGTTGACATTTTTACAAGATGTCATCATGTAGGCGGTCCAGAAATTTTCCAATTTGACCAAAATTCACATATTTTTCATCTTCCCGCAGGCAACCCACAAATAAGTAAAGATGAAATTACTAAGCACCTGGACGAGTTCACGGACAATCTACTCGATTTTATTTCGGACAACGAACTCTCCTACGATCTTGTACATAGTCATTACTGGCTCTCTGCAAGTGCAGGGCAGAGTCTCGCAAATTACCTAGGTGTACCTCATTTATTCACTTTCCATACATCTGCTGAAATAAAGGAACGTTCTGGTGGTCATAAAGAGGGTTCCTACCGAAAGCAAAATGAAGCAAATATTGCAGTTACTGCGGATGGGATCATCACTTTTACTGAAGAAGAATCCCATGCGATGCATCGTATATATGGAACAGAGGTAAATAAGACAAATGCTGTTCAGCTTGGAGTTGATTCCAAGTTGTTTCACCCAGGAAGCCAATCAGATTCTAGGCTCCGGCTAGGCCTTAGCCCTGACAGCAAAATTATCTTGTTCGTAGGACGGATAGAATATTTTAAGGGCCCGGAACTGCTGCTCTCGTCCGTAGCGCAAATGCAAAATCTTGATGATGTGAAAATACTATTTGTGGGGGGAGACGTTGGAGACTCCAGTTTGATTTGGCTAAAGGGAATTGCCTCTAAACTGGGTGTTTATGAAAAAATAATTTGGCATCCTGCGGTTCCTCAAGCAACCTTGCCAGATTATTACATCGCCTCTGATCTCTGTGCCATTCCTTCACTAAATGAAACCTTCGGTCTAGTTGCCTTAGAAGCGATGGCGTGTCGAACGCCTGTGGTTTCTTTTGATATTGGAGGATTGAAATCAATTGTTGTTAATGAAGTTACCGGATATAGAGTCCCGCCAGGCGACATTATAGAAATGGGCAATAAATTTCAAAAAATTCTTTTTGACAACAATTTAGCCAAAAATTTGGGAGACCATAGTTTTGAACATTCAAAGTATTTTTCATGGGAGCATTCAGCGCACGAACTTTCCAAAATATATCGATCATATGTGACTAGCGAAAGTTCTTATGCTGCGCTTCAACCCAACGAAAAATTAGCATGA
- a CDS encoding GNAT family N-acetyltransferase, with product MSNSLSLATFTLDKLPQLADLKLGFPASKREQNFLMRQLAQPNIDPERDCFFVLDGSLPVGYFLLIQETLLSRGVLEYSVIDVPERNRITRFLLDAASKIAADSDLKILHVDVPESSQYLENFNANPQWEHIRTHLHLVTNVREFPEIEIPGNLNLRIANKEDAAVVTSIQNQAFQGSWGYCPNTVAEIEYRIFDLPEYKPDRVLILEQNTEAVGYCWTHVDSIKNSGIIGMIGVIPSYQGNGFGKILLSSGLSHLQASGLDCFEITVDSENPSAIHVYQKAGFTLDWKSFWYERKPGG from the coding sequence ATGAGCAACTCTTTGAGTTTGGCTACGTTTACCTTAGATAAACTTCCCCAATTAGCTGATTTAAAGTTAGGGTTTCCAGCTTCAAAGAGAGAGCAAAATTTTCTGATGCGCCAATTGGCCCAGCCTAATATCGATCCAGAGCGAGACTGTTTTTTCGTCCTAGATGGGTCATTACCTGTCGGGTATTTTCTGCTAATTCAGGAGACGCTATTATCGAGAGGAGTACTAGAATATAGCGTTATTGATGTTCCTGAACGAAATAGGATAACTCGATTTTTATTGGATGCCGCATCAAAAATAGCAGCGGACTCCGATCTTAAAATACTTCACGTAGACGTTCCGGAATCGAGTCAATATTTGGAAAATTTTAATGCAAACCCTCAATGGGAGCATATTCGAACACACCTGCACTTGGTTACCAATGTTAGAGAATTCCCTGAGATAGAGATTCCAGGGAATTTAAATTTGAGAATCGCTAATAAAGAAGATGCAGCCGTGGTTACTTCTATTCAGAATCAAGCATTTCAAGGTAGCTGGGGGTATTGCCCCAATACCGTGGCAGAGATTGAATACAGGATTTTTGATCTACCTGAGTACAAACCTGACAGAGTATTAATTCTGGAACAAAATACAGAGGCAGTAGGCTATTGCTGGACACACGTAGACTCAATAAAGAATTCTGGAATTATAGGTATGATAGGCGTGATTCCTTCCTATCAAGGCAACGGATTTGGGAAAATACTTTTATCTTCGGGGTTAAGCCACTTACAAGCATCAGGTTTGGATTGCTTTGAAATAACTGTGGATAGTGAAAACCCATCTGCAATTCACGTATATCAAAAAGCAGGATTTACTTTAGATTGGAAATCATTTTGGTATGAGCGTAAACCAGGCGGGTAA